ttatttaagtagcaaaaaaacaaaaaccaggTTAATATATGGATTCGATTTTGGCTCGGCCTAATATTTCAGTAATTGGGTCCCCGCCTCTAGATACGAAGACAAAGTCCAAACTAATATACCATGCCCGGTCAACGTCACTCCGAATAGAGCACCTTCCATACGAATGaagttctttttataattataattaaatagtaCTTCTTCcgtttttatttaaatgaagttttgaaaaaaaaatttagtttcaaTATAGCTGACGTTTTactgaaaacaataaaaaaataagcgataaaaaactatatttacCCATATTTACTTTACTTCAAATGATTTACAATACATGATCTCAATTAATAAAGAATGGTAGAAAATGAATTATACTAAGTGTTTTAATTTGTGTGAAATTTTTACGACgtcatttaaaagaaaacagagagtATTATATTGCGGTCAAATGTTTAATATTGGGTCTTCACATGGGATGAATGTTAAGCAATTAATATTCGTTtgattcaaaaacaaaagaaaaataatgaaGCTCGCATTTCAAGGTGGAAACTTTAGGATAAGTGTTCATCCTAAGAAAATCGTATACGACTTTTACGAtctgattaatataatttaatgtcaTTTTTATGTGCTTTTATAAACGCTGACAAAAAAAGTGTGTTTTATAAACCGAAAGAATCTCATTGAAGTAAATCCAGTGATTTCTTTTTGTCAACCTTGTACGTATTTCATTTCACTTTATACTTGGTAGTAAATAATAAAACTGCCGTTGAATTAATTAATGGCGCAGATGCTCATGTGGGATACAAAAGATATCTCGAATTTAGCGGGAGAGATATCACTAGTGGCCGGACTTCTGATGTGGGCCACCACATTTCCGGCGATAAGGAGGAGATTCTTTGAAGTCTTCTTCTACACTCACTATCTCTACATCGTCTTCATGCTTTTCTTCGTCCTCCACGTCGGCATAACATTTTCATTCATCGCTTTACCTGGCTTCTACATCTTCATGGTCGACCGTTTCCTTAGGTTTCTTCAGTCACGTGACAACATCCGTGTCCTCTCTGCTCGGATTCTCCCTTCCCACACAATCGAGCTCACTTTCTCCAAAAACCCTAGTGAGTTCTCAAAATTTTACAACTTCTTATAATTGTGATTGTGATtcaaatagtttataaatagCTATAATGTTCCTTTATTAAACAGGTTTGGTTTATAGTCCGACGAGCATATTGTTTGTGAACATACCGAGCATTTCGAAGTTGCAATGGCATCCATTTACGATTACTTCAAGCAGCAAACTCGAACCAGAGAAGCTAAGTGTTGTGATCAAGAGCGAAGGCAAATGGTCAACTAAGCTTTATCAGAGGCTTTCTTCTTCTGATGAGATCGACCACCTCGCTGTTTCTGTCGAGGGTCCTTACGGTCCTGCTTCCACTGATTTCTTAAGGTATACTATCTCAAAGACACAATAATAGTTTGATTGCTTGCGTCTCAAGAAACATTGATATATCAACTCAacgttatttttgttttcttggggGTGGTCTAGGCATGAAGGTCTGGTTATGGTGAGCGGAGGAAGCGGGATAACTCCATTTATCTCGGTCATCCGTGATATGATCGCAAcaagccaaaaccaaaaatgcAAAATCCCCAAAATCACTCTGATTTGCGCTTTTAAGAAGTCTTCAGAAATCTCCATGCTTGATCTTGTCTTGCCATTATCCGGTCTCCAAACACAACTATCATCGGACATAAACATCAAAATCGAAGCCTTCATAACCCGAGAGAAAGAACCAAGAAGCGAAGCTCCCACGGAGAAAATCAAAACTCTATGGTTTAAACCAAGTCTTTCAGACCAGCCCATCTCATCAATCCTCGGACCAAACTCATGGCTATGGCTCGGCGGAATTATCTCATCCTCGTTCTTGATCTTCTTGATAATTATCGGTATCATCACTAGGTATTACATTTACCCGATCGACCACAACACCAACAAGATCTACTCACTGACTTCAAAAAACATCATATACATCTTAGTCATCTGTGTGAGCATCATGGCGACTTCAAGTGCAGCTATGTTTTggaacaagaagaacaagtacGGAAACATCGAAAATAAACAGGTTCAGAACGTCGACGTTCCGTCTCCAACGTCTTCTCCAACCTCATGTGGTAACAATTCCTTGAGAGAAATCGAAAGTTCCCCACAAGAATCGCTCCTACAGTGCACCAACCTGCATTATGGAGAAAGACCTAACCTAACGAGTAATATATACATTACCCTTTCTCCACATCTATACGTATCCgagtatatattttgttattctaATTAGGTGTTTGTTGGTGTCTATGAACAGAACTTCTACTTGACGTGGAAGGTTCGAGTGTGGGAGTTCTTGTGTGTGGTCCGAGGAAGATGAGACAAAATGTTGCGAAGATATGTTCCTCTGGTTTGGCTAAGAATCTCCATTTTGAATCTATCAGTTTCAGCTGGTGAGTGGTTAATTATCACGTAGAACACACTGTTTTTCATCTGTCGTGGAAGTTGCTTGGATTGCAAGTTAATAAGGGGTCCTGTGATCTGACCTATATCTTTCTGTGCTTGTTACATTTGACTTTTTCCAGTTCTTGTTTTTCTCCTTTAGGAATATTTAGTGTGAAAATCCCCCAAAGTTACCCTAAACCCTTGTGTTTCTAATCCTTACGCACGTTTCGTTATGTTACAATCTCGATCACGAATTGAGGCATGAAGCTTTTGTAAATTGTAAAtgctgaaaataataaaaatcctTTTTGTCATATAAGATATGTATAGTTCTATCTCTCTTTCTTATTTCATTCAGACTCctatagatattttatttcGTTGACCTGTTGTTAAAACAGTTATTTTGACTTCACGTATATGAAGTGAGATTTTTCCCAATGGTTAATTATACAAGGAATAAAATCGAAGGCAAAAGAAAAGTAGAATTATGGtatgatataaaaattatatatttgtaactaATAATTAGAATTTGATCGACACGCAAAGATTCGTGTACAAAGAGACATTGACACACATCCGCGTACGAAAAACACACTCCATATATAGGAGCTCGATGATTCAAGTTTCcattcactacaaaaaaaagatgatctaacatcatttattttatatttttgagtcacttataaatgatgtaaaagaaatttgtatcatttatataaatgactctgaaagtggtgatgcaaataatttacatcattttattaataattgatgttaaaaatttgaatatttgcatcAATTTTTAAGTGATGTTAAATACACATCAATTGTAAAAAATGATACTTAAACTTGCAtcagtttttttaaaatgatgttaGTGTTAACATcaattataataattgatttcaattatttattatttatcaattattaaaatttaaaaatattaaaattcggaaattattttaatgattatattttttataattttaaatttagataCTATTAATTATTCTTATACGGTAAATAAATTtgtcaataaataaaatataaaaattaattgcaTTGActatttcttattcttttccACTGAAAGTATAATTtgacgagaaaaaaaaactaaagaagcTTTACAGATAAATCagtaaaatatatgaatttagagaaaaaatagttaaaaagaaCTGATCATGATTTTCTTCTATCtagattcttcttttttcttcttgttctttgaATTTTATTTCCATCCTCAATTTTCCATCATGGCGTGAAGCTTGTTGCTCCTACTTTTCCAAGTTATACCTCAGACAACATGAGGCAGTCCTGTACTCTTCATCTTCAGACCACGATTCTGCTTTCATGTACTCCAGACGACAATACTCCAGCATCGAACCCAATTGCTATTGAAACCTGACAAAACAATAGTACCAATCTTTAGGAAAAAGAGTTGCCACATAACTAAGATTTATTCTAGAGTTCAAATCTGTTTATAATACCTTCAAAATACCAAGAACCCTAGACACATCATgtctcatcatcttcttccttagatattatcatcattttttctttaaacacCTCATTGTCATCACAATTTGAAATCTCGACAAtgtacaaaaacaaatatatatatagagagagagaccggAGACGTTAATTCAATTTAAGAAAGAAATGAATAATATTTgttgaaaaatttaaactaacaaaaagtttaaaattgagagaaggagaagaactCATGAATGAGGATCACGATAGAGAAGAAGATTTTTGATTGAGATAAACAGTTATAGAATAAATACTAATTGAATTAAAGAAAAACAGACCAAACCCAAAGAATATATCAGTAACTACTTCACGTAATTTTTGGATTGTGAAgtttataatagtttttaaacgGATTGGTTTTAGTGggttgttttatttggttttgtgattGTTACATCAGTTCTTGTAACTgaaattatttaacataattatatatgatatataaaaaaattattaggatCGGTTTTATTTAGTATCACCTTAATAAGTGATGTCAACAGCAAAATAAATACATCATTTATATAACTGATATAACTTTCTATAATAGTATCATTTTTTGTTAAAGTGATACAACTTACAACAAAAATATGTCATTTTA
The nucleotide sequence above comes from Brassica napus cultivar Da-Ae chromosome A9, Da-Ae, whole genome shotgun sequence. Encoded proteins:
- the LOC106434186 gene encoding ferric reduction oxidase 2, yielding MEITKSNNGGSSPSAGEEFKGMIKGVSKFFMMVVFLGTIMLWIMMPTLTYRNKWLPYMRLKFGASTYFGSSGTTLFMYMFPMVVVACLGCVYLHFKKRKNPHHIVRETNGGVLSALRKPMLVKGPLGIVSATEIMFLAMFVALLLWSFITYLRNNFATITPRSAAAHGESLWQAKLESAALRIGLIGNICLAFLFLPVARGSSLLPAVGLTSESSIKYHIWLGHMVLAIFTVHGLCYVIYWVSMHETSQMLMWDTKDISNLAGEISLVAGLLMWATTFPAIRRRFFEVFFYTHYLYIVFMLFFVLHVGITFSFIALPGFYIFMVDRFLRFLQSRDNIRVLSARILPSHTIELTFSKNPSLVYSPTSILFVNIPSISKLQWHPFTITSSSKLEPEKLSVVIKSEGKWSTKLYQRLSSSDEIDHLAVSVEGPYGPASTDFLRHEGLVMVSGGSGITPFISVIRDMIATSQNQKCKIPKITLICAFKKSSEISMLDLVLPLSGLQTQLSSDINIKIEAFITREKEPRSEAPTEKIKTLWFKPSLSDQPISSILGPNSWLWLGGIISSSFLIFLIIIGIITRYYIYPIDHNTNKIYSLTSKNIIYILVICVSIMATSSAAMFWNKKNKYGNIENKQVQNVDVPSPTSSPTSCGNNSLREIESSPQESLLQCTNLHYGERPNLTKLLLDVEGSSVGVLVCGPRKMRQNVAKICSSGLAKNLHFESISFSW